GCCAGTGGTATGCATGAAATGGGgcgtccgtccgtctcttttcaatcgaaatttgtgtttcttttcttttcactacTGGCATTGcgtcgagtgtgtgtgtcggcCTGGAATGTTGTATCATGTGATATCCATCTGTcactcttgttgttgtttttgttgctgttgtatctctgctcttcttcatctcctttttcccGTCCAGGATTGCCCTGTGGAATGGCAGCGAGGAATGTCCACCGGCCTGCTCGACCCCATGATACCGATGGACACCATCTTCGTCAAGCACGTGAGAGAGAACGGACCCGTCGTCAAGGCTGGTTTTTCCACTGGtaggaaagaaacaaatcgaCGTCATTATTTGTTGCCCAGTTTAATTGGTTAacgtttcgattttttttcgcccTCGGCAGGTGACCAGGTGGTGATTGTCAATGGCGAGTCGGTCATGTGCAAATCCTACGCCCAGGTGGTGCAATATTATTTTGTGTATTTTCCACTTATTTTTAGACGTTCTGCCCATCAGCCGCACAGCATCCAGAAACTGCGTTCGCTCTTTGGCGACACCAAAGTCTCGCTGACTTCCAAATCGCAGCAGcacggaggaggaggagattcCAGCGGAGCTCATCCGCCCAGTCCGTCGGAAGCCGAAGGACGCGAAGGATGGCTCTACGTCAAGCAGACCATCATCGACTGCCGGCGATCCACCGACCGATCCTGGAGGCAAATGTGGACCCGCATTCGATCTGGCACGGTCCATTTCACGCGGGATCGCAACACGGCCATGGCCAGCAACGGCAACAACAGCTACAGcagctacaacagcaacagcggcTCGACGCCAGGAGCCGGAACCGACGACATGATGATCGACTTGCGCGGATGCACCGTTGAGGTGGCCGTCTACTACACCAAACGTAAGAACGTCCTCCGGCTGTCGACGTTCAACGGCCTCTGCGAGTACCTGATGCAGTGCGAGGACAGCAGCGACTAGGCCTCTGGCTGGACTCGTTCCAGCAGGAGTAGGCCGCCGCCAACAGCAGCGACAAGGAGGACGGACCGGGGTCCAgctacagcagcagcgagaTGATGCTGGTATTTCTACTGTTTTCTaacaaaatgtcaaatgtGGCAAAAGAATACTCAGACATTGGATGGTGGAAGATTTCATAGTCCGCATGAGTTCTTGTTCTATTACGACGTCAGATGACAATCCAGCCAGTATCGATCTGATATTCGAAAAACATGAAATCCACTTTGAATATTTCATGCACTGATGGATTTCAATTCCTTAAGTCTAACATGTCTTGAAGGTAGACGTGGATAGATTTTAGGTAATTGATGTTATGCGTTGCATGAATCCTTGCCATCCAGGTCTGGGTTGTTTAAACAAAAGTGATGAAAACCAGAGCAAATCAAAAAGTTTACTAGCATCCTCTGCATTGACAGGTAGATTTACTGTAAGTTATTGAAGATAAAATTGTGTGATCTATTTCGtgatgatgaatttttatCTGACTATGGTTTAGTATTTCAAAGTCACTCACCTAAAAAAATCGAGCATGATAATCAAATTTATTGTtctctctttaaaaaatggttatAACATATACTTTTCTTcgttgaaaaacgaaaaagctACTTATTCGGTGGTGATGGTGTTTTACAACATTATTGTTTCCTTACTAGGCCTACCAGCAAGTCAAAGCAAGAAGCCTTCACACTTTCAACGATACTTTTCCAACATGTGTCACGATCGTTTCAGCCCTCTATTGATTGTGGGGTTAATGGTTTAATTACTTAACCCTAGGTGGCCTAATGTAGTTTGTCACCTTGTTTAACCTTGCTTCTTGGCCTTCATCTCTTTAACCTTGCTCCCCCTATCGGTGACGGTCAGTCTAGTTTGGAGTGTTAACCTATCGCCTTGTCTCGTCCGTTGTTGCTGTGTGTTCTTATTTGGTGTAGTTAGTGGacgctgttggtgtagtaagGTTAGATAGGCACCAACAGTGACAGTTTATCATCCTGTACCGGCTCTTGTGTAAAAGGGAGTCGGCAGAGTGATTAATTTCGCTTTAGTGACCTCACTTCAAGTGTTAATTAGGCCATATGCTGATTTATGCAGTTTCCTTACTTCAAGCAAGTCAGTCCTGTTTAACAATGCAATGGTAAATGTTTAACAATACCGAGGAATTATATTGCAAAGAGAGTTAAGCCATCGGAAGAATCATTACACGGAGCGATTTCCGATGTTTTGAGTGGAAAATCTGCAATGGGGAAATCAGCGGATAAATTTAACCTAAGACTATCTACACTTGCATTTTATACAAACGATTCTCCTCAAGTGGGCTGTTTCCTCCTGCACAAATCAAACGTAAAAATCCTTCGcagattcctttttcttctgaaatggAATCTCAGTTGGCAGAATACTTGAAAAAGTGCACTCTTATTAATCACGGACTATCACCAAAGGAAACAAGAGTTATTGCTTCATCATTTGCTATCGCTAATGGCACGCGAATTCCACCTTAATGGCATAAAAATGGACAACCTCAGAAGATTGGCTAAGAGACTTCCTGAAACGCAATCAGagtttatcaataaaaaacacgAAGCAACGAGTCAAGCACGGGCAGCTGGGTTTAATAAGCCTGttgtggaaaatatttatggCACGTATGGCGGCTTACTTGTGAAACACAAATTCAAAGCCTATCAAGTGTTTAATTGCGACGAGACAAACAACTCAACTGTAATGCAACCACCAAACGTGATAGCACCAAAAGGAACTAAACAAGTATGCCCCTAACATTTGAAATCTTCATTGTCTTTCTATTAAACTAATTTCTTTTACACATTCTTGATTAGTTTCAGCAAACTGTATCTGCTGAAAAAGGCACAAATGTTACCATACTGGCATTTGTAAATGAGGCTTGTGGTTCTGTGCCCCCAGTATTTGAtcttccaaagaaaaaaagtactgCCAGTAATGTTTGAAAAAGGGCCTTCTGGATGCATAGGACTCGCCCATGAATCTGGGTGGATGACTGagtccaatttttttaaatccctacaacatttccaataatttgtgaaatgttcaAAAAGCAATCCTGTATTGCTTTTGTTAGATAATCATTCGAGTCACCTTGACTATCAGGCGGTATCCGTTgcgaaagaaaatggaataattttGCTTACATTCCCTCCCCACTGCTCTCATGCTTTGCAGCCCTTGGATGTAAGTGTGTTTGGCCCATTCAAACGGGCATgcaagaaaagccaaaattaTTGGTTAAATCGCAATCCAGATCAACGGATTTCTGttaaggaaattgaaaaattgtctAATGGGCCACACCAAGAAACTATAACTAAAACAAATATCATTGCTGGATTCCAACCAAcagaaatttttccttttaatcgGATCATGATAAACCCTTCCAGGTTTGCTCCCTCATTTGTAACCGATAGACAATGTAAGCCTTTATGTATCTTCTGCTATTTTATGTTGTCACTTTAATTATCTTTGTTAACGATTGAGTCCCGGTTGATTGTGCTACGACTTTTCCGAACGCTTCCGCTACTTCAGATCTGGATTCTTTATTGAATCCTTCAAGTTCTGCTCCTGCTTCATCATTGGATCCTTCAAGTTCTGCTCTTGCGTCTTCATTGGATCCTTCAAGTTCTGCTCCGGCGTCATCATTGAATCCTTTTAGTTCTGCACCTGCTTCTTCATTGAATCACGCTAGTTCTCCTTCGTTGTGTTCTCCATTGGAATCCGTTGTTGGTGCTACTTCGTCATTGAATGACGCTACTACAGCTCCGTCTTATTTATTGCATTCCGGGATGGCCCCACAAATCGGTTGTGGAACCATTTGTGTTTCATTGGAGGAAATCAGACCGTTGACCCAAGTTTACCAAAACACCCCATTGGTCAAACGACCCTGGGCCAATAATCGTGCAGGTAGCACAAGGATTCTAACCGATATCCCAGAGAAGATGAAAATTGACGAAGACAATAgacgaaaagagaaagacataaaaaagaaaaaacgagagCGAAAAAAGTTAGCATCGAAGAACATTTTCAagcaagtagaaaaaaagaattgagaaaaaggcaagaaaataaaaaagaaatgaaaacgaagaagaaacgatCAATTTCAACGAAGAAGATGACATAAAAACTGTAATACTCAACAACAAACTGTTACTCAAATAACACGTACTtgttattgttaaaaaaagagcaattaCTAACCTATAGCTCGATGTTCCTTTCAATTTATTGTGTTTAGTTagtgtattttcattttaagtCAACTTAGTTCATGCACAATTGTAATTCTAAATCACTGTTTTGTACGGTGATGTTCATTAAAATTACAACTTAACGTTGCCGTCCAGTCAAAAGAGAAACCTAGAAGATCCAAtctaattgtgtttttttgtgtgttgtgttgtgcgtaaatattaaatttaaatcaaatgtcaAACGGAGTAATGTTCCAGTTCAGGTGTCTTAAACCAGTTCAACCAGAAATAAAATGCATCGttaattcaacaaaatctTAATCTTAATTAATTGTTATGAAAACGCACagagaaacataaaaattataagttaTTGGCTATCTATCGTAGTCGCTTTTTCGTCGTAGCGCTACGTATCTGTTAGTCAActggaattttgaatttcgtgCGTTAAATAAGCTCCTCTCTTTCCACGTCCATTGCTGTCCGATTTCATCCAAGTTAATCGTCCAACATTCCCCAAAAATAGCCTATTCCGGTAGAAGCGTAATAACTATCACAGTAaatcacatatttttttttcttttttacagcGTGTAAAGGAATGGCTACCAAAGACATCCATGCacgtattttcattttccaatacTAAATGAAAGAGTTAACTCAATaaattgaacgaaaaaatttgtaaattttgagtgtgtttttttattttgtataatAACTCATAAAATAATATACATAAATGCATGAAAATTTAAACACATGAAGAATGCATAAAAActaacataaattttaaaaatgagatttttaaaacttattttactatttttccgGACACTGTACAAGGTGGTACAGTGTCCAATATGGGTCTGGTCTCCCCTACTTATTCGGTGGTGATGGTGTTATGGATGCTATTATTCCCATTCCATGAAAGGTACCATTTCCGTCTTATTTGCACAAATTATGGTCGGCATTGTCATCTTACGTACTGAACAAATAAACTCGGATAAATAACCAATTCTGTGTTAGTGGTTTTTGCCGCACGCCTTTCAAACTTCAGAACCTCTTCGTAACCAGCACAAAATCCATGTTcatgaataattttcttaAGATTTTTTGAAGAGTATCAGTAATGCATTGTATGGCAAGTCTAAGCTTGCCTAATTTGGCTGCCGTTGTAATTATGctaatttctcttcttcaatatTCGAACTTGATTCTTGActacaaaatttgtttacaaCACGTCAggtagaatttaaaaaaggaattagaTCTCCCTCACCTAACCTCtcggttatttttatttcgttttttcaatgttcaaataaatgtttttaataataaactGCGAAGACAACATGATTGCATATTTTTACACAATCAACTAATTGAGAAAACTTcacattcacttttttttacatatttcaTAGTTAGTATTATTCATAGTTAGTTGATGAAAAACTAatagtttttcttcatctctaAGAACTCCGACACATTTACGTTTGattcctaatttttttcagCTGCAATTGAAGAGTTCCGAAtcagtttatttttccttttacggAAGTTTTCACTGCAAACGATGTGATATTTCTTTCCTGTAGAGGCACAGTCAACTATCTTGGATGTTTTCTTAGACTTCTATGGCCCATGCATTATTTCTCTTATCGTATTTTTTTACGAAGGTTTCATGGAAAGCTTTtgcggtaaaaaaagaaatgtttagcTTGTCActattgttaatttaaaaccacaaaaaatgcaactttcactttaaaaatttctcgTTGAATCCCCAGCACTTTTTCACAATCGAACTTGGTTAACttgatttctgttttgtttatgAAATGATATTACGTTTGCTTACAAAAATGTTCCTACATTTCTCGTGAACCActgtttttcttgtaaaatgTAGTAGCAAAAACATATGTTCTACATATGTTTTATATGATTATATGTATATGTTCTTGCTTCACTTGAACGTTGAAGTGAATCAAATTGGTGTCATCGTCGATCAATTATTGATGAGAATGTTAACATTCCTTCACCATTGTTTAGAGTTCAACTACATCGTTGTGAGGATTTGTTAGAGGACAGTATGATAGACGTTTTCTGTGACACGTCTAATTATGATGAGTTTGTTTATTTGGGTTCCAGATAAAGATGTTGTATGAACGGAATATTGTCGCGTACAGAAAAGCACAAACGTTAAACAGCCAAAGTATTCCCAAGAAATGGCACCAAACTGACGACTATCAAAGACGAATTACGAGATATAACGTCACCTTGAATCCCTATATAAATGACCCCGTCTATTCCTGTTGATTGTTATATCCTACATGTCTGACTGAGTGGAGCCTGTGTTTTAGTTGGGCACTGTCGTCTGTTTCGTGTGTAGTGACGACAGTGCATGTACTTATGAGGAGGCTGGGCTCGTGTGATCGCAGATCAAGCTCCATGAAACTACACCACTGGTCGGCCACAGCAGCGTGAAGTCTGCGCTAACCCGTTCGTGGCAATATCTTGAGTCTAACGTTCACCACATAATTGGCCGTCCGTCGGCTGAGATATACAAAAATCCCtccattagaaaaaaaatagaaggagTCTGCTTAAATAGACATTAACGACCCACATGCGGCCCCAATAGTCGTCGAGCGCGACCACTCAGAGTCCACCCCTACGATAATAGTGGTCGTGACTGACGACCCAGAAACGTCGTAAAAAATTTGTgattaacaaacaaaagaagtttCAGCTGTAGGATCTGCTAACTTAAGTACTCTAGCGGTCAGGTAACTGtcgtaaaattttatttctaattttagtATTTACTGGCcgacttattttatttgtctaGTAATGTTACCGGATATGTATTCCCCGAACGGCAAGAGATTATGCAGACTGTCAACGAGGAATCGAAATTGATTACGAGCGTCTTTAGCTAGTTTGTGAAATTAATGTAAAATCAGCATTCtacaaaaagattttaataCTTTTATTACATAAAGAAACACTTTAAAATCTTTCCTTTTATCCTTCTTGTGGTGAGAGATACAGATCTCCATGTTCTGACTCTTTAATTGTTCCATGAGTCTAATAGACGTGATCAAAAGCTGATTTAAAGTAGCAAACAAACCGGTCTTTATCACTGCAAATCATTGTATAATAACTTATTCTAGAGGTCCAGAGGTAGATTGTGGGAATAGGAGGTATGACGTGGAAATAATTCACGGCAGGGATGGCCATAAAGGCACAAAGCCTGACTTGggtggaaatgaaaaatggaaatatgccatggaatgaaatgaaataaatcagaTGAGAGTTACAGGTGTATTCTCGTCTGAGTACTGAGACCAACTGCCCTAACTGAgttcagggggggggggggagggaggggggcgACATTTACAGGTCATCACATGTCTCTTTCTCCAAGGTACAAAACACGCAATAGACTGCAGTAAatgaaacataaataaaaagccgTATCAAAAGGGAAATAGGGGAAAGATTCACAGAGACTacattaggaaaaaaaagtctggaGGGGTGTGGGGCCGACAACGAGAGAATTATGAGTTACACGAGGTGACCAATAAGCGAAGAATAAATTAACACGCAAAATTTCGTAGATCACCCCTGTTAACCAACACCGAGGCATTATGTTTTTCGGGACGCGATCCGCTGTGAGCGACGAAGACCGACCGATGAAGGGACCGTGGATGTGGTGAGAACAGGAGGATCCGCCAGGAATTATGGTGAGTCAGCAACCGGAGGATGGCAATCGACAGGCGGCCAAGAAAGGCTATGTGGGACGACCGCAGGAGCACGCAGGCGAAGAAACTAATGACGTAATGACGACGAAACGTAATGACTTTAAGTGCCTCTTCCAATGCCAATTCAGGAAATTCTACTTCAGAAAACGTGCCGTCAACTGATGGAATTTGGAAATCTGCTTTCATTTGTAAGACGATAGAGTCAAGTACATCTTTACCCTCTtcttgaatctttttttcttctcgaacTTTCGCGTCTTCTTCTGTTGGAACAATTACAACTGCTTTGCGTTTGAATCCAGCAGAAAAGTTAGCCATGTTTTTCCTTAGTGCTAAAAGATAGATGTTAGGCTGATCAAGGATATAGTTCCTCCGCCGTTTGGCAGCAATTTTGATCAAGATATTCAGACAGCGAATGCACTTTTGGAACAAAACTTGCGACCTAAATGAGAGCGGAAATAAATCACTATTGCAATTtctaaattacaaaataagACTATTTTTAACATACCTTCCAGTGTAGTATCCATTTACCTTCGTTTTATCCAGTAAAGCATTTATGCCCAAAATATTGAACTTTAGATCAGGATTTTCAGCAGAGAATTTGTTGGCTCAAGTTGTTTTCCCGGCATAGGGTAGACCACACACTACAATCATCTGACAATCAGTCTTAGTAGCAGGTCTGGAAACTCCTCGTAAACGATTTTCGAGTGGAATTTTGCTAGCCCACTCGTAGCCTTCCATTGGTGGGAACCAaggttcttctttttggccaaaatttaCCTCAAATCGACAATTTTTGGGGGATGCAAGATGTGGGGGAAAAGTACTCTATCATTCATTTCCTCTAGGGGCAGAGAGAATGCTACGCCTTGAATCACACCGTTGACGCTAAATGATATTTCTACCAATTCTGTTTCCTCCGAAGCGTcctagaaattaaaaaaaaatctatatttaATCCATCGTAACGTGAGAAAACGAGATTGTTAAGCAGGTAAACACCAACCACGTCGTTCAATTTGAAAGGCACCCCGTAATCTTTGAATTCACCATTTTCATATATTTTGGCCGTACCTCCATAGCCGTAAGAAAATGGATCTGCGcctaatacaaaaaatatttagtgacTGCGCTGACAtggcaataaaaatattttttgcttttaccCAATtgatacagtacccaccaaactattaggtacacccccctattttcaatgcattcttatggcactacgtgtcctagaaaaaatgcaataactcttgaaccgcttgggctagatttttttccttttggccctgagtagatctaatgatgatctacattttttctacacatgaagttgttaCATGCtacaattacaaaaattaaaacaaacttACCCAACGTTAAGAATTTTCTTAACGAGATACCTTTTCCGGTCATCCATGAGGAATTACGTTTAAGAGCTAtcaagaatataaagaaaaaagaaaatataaaagaagttAATGAAACGAAATACCATTAGCAACTTGTGAGATTcacattcattttcaaattccccCCGCTTCTGTCtcgaaataatttaaataattttcaaaaaaaagtaatttctttatttgaaaaaaaaaatggatgatTTACGCGAATTCCCGCCGAGCGTACATCAAAAATCATCCGGAAATTcatattcctttttctgatgatttttgattgaaacacGGTATAAGTATGGAGAATcaagagaggaagaagaaatgtctcTATATTTATAGTATATTggtatacacacagacacaagtCGCATGGATGGAATCTGTTGCGTACtttatgtctgtgtgtgcgaGTTGGTAACTCTGTACGCGCGCGCagacctctctctctctctctcggcccAGCTCGCCCAAGCCGCGACTCTTCGTTCACCAAGGCGGCAAGGATTTATCGTTGCGTTACGTTGAAGGTTCACCAATAGCTCACCGGCCCCGGGCAACAAGACATACGGTTGACAATCAAAGATAAATTATCgtgcgaaaataaaaaaagaagaagaagaaaaaataaaacatcgcCGGCTTGTTATAGATATCTTCATAGGCGCTGGTGCTCGCATATGGACTAGCCGACGATGAGGAACGATCCGGAGCTAAAGAATCCGCAGGTTGCGACAGATTCAATGCAAATTTTGACCCAAACTATCTCCCCACCCCCTCCgccttttcattcttcttcctcgctgAAATGGTCGCATATTGACAATTTTTCATACATTTTTCACGATTGAGGTACAAGAAAGAGTTCTCATCGACAATTTATGAATTCATGTTAGAACGTTTCGCTGAAACCAGAGTGTGTCATCggatcgttttatttttatttcccctttttatctattttttatttttcaaggggCCAATTTACTTGTGCCGCTGTAAATTCAACTACAGTTATTAGACAGCCGCTATCtcgaaaccgaaaaaaaaacaaaattaatacacatttttttgttttttgtgccCTTGTGTAaggggtctctctctctctccgaggAGATAGAAAAGGTGGAaaatgcccccccccccgccgCGGAAaagggttgtgtgtgtgtgtagcatAATGGGAGTTAAAGGTACCGTACACAAACATACGTCCTACATTTCGTCACGACGCTGGCCCACCAGGAGGAGGATATCAATGCCACAGCtcatacatacacacaacacGGCGAGTTTTGAATAGCAgatttttttggggttatttggtattttatttcaaataggCGCAAAAATAAACCGCACCGTCTGGGACGCACTGGTCCGGCAGCAGGCGTCTGAGAAAGTGTGCGACAGACACGATGACGCCCTAACGTCACCAGTCGCCCCCTTGTCGTcctcattcattttttcttctccatttttgaATGGgacagaataataataataaaaaattgttcaaatggTGTGGAAGCGACAACACCATGTTTTCCAGTTGCCatggcgacgacgacgccaaAGCGTCAAGAGAGATTAGGAATCtttacgagagaaaaaaagggagtggCTGGTTATTCGTATGTCCTTAAACGGCCGAGAAAAATGTCGATACGATTAGCGCTCCCTAAACaaccgggaaaaaaaggatggccaccaaaataaaaattacttttttttccaccgcagggagataaaaataaaaaggagaaagagaagagaagattcACCTGTGTCTTTTTGATTATCTCCTCGGTTACGTCATAATAAAAACCGACCAACAATAACAAGAAcccaacaacccaaaaaacgtTTTCTAGGAccaatttctgtttttggagAGTT
This DNA window, taken from Daphnia pulex isolate KAP4 chromosome 2, ASM2113471v1, encodes the following:
- the LOC124202952 gene encoding rho GTPase-activating protein 21-like isoform X2; the encoded protein is MLYHVISICHSCCCFCCCCISALLHLLFPVQDCPVEWQRGMSTGLLDPMIPMDTIFVKHVRENGPVVKAGFSTGDQVVIVNGESVMCKSYAQPHSIQKLRSLFGDTKVSLTSKSQQHGGGGDSSGAHPPSPSEAEGREGWLYVKQTIIDCRRSTDRSWRQMWTRIRSGTVHFTRDRNTAMASNGNNSYSSYNSNSGSTPGAGTDDMMIDLRGCTVEVAVYYTKRKNVLRLSTFNGLCEYLMQCEDSSD
- the LOC124202952 gene encoding rho GTPase-activating protein 21-like isoform X3 → MSTGLLDPMIPMDTIFVKHVRENGPVVKAGFSTGDQVVIVNGESVMCKSYAQPHSIQKLRSLFGDTKVSLTSKSQQHGGGGDSSGAHPPSPSEAEGREGWLYVKQTIIDCRRSTDRSWRQMWTRIRSGTVHFTRDRNTAMASNGNNSYSSYNSNSGSTPGAGTDDMMIDLRGCTVEVAVYYTKRKNVLRLSTFNGLCEYLMQCEDSSD
- the LOC124202952 gene encoding rho GTPase-activating protein 21-like isoform X1, coding for MLYHVISICHSCCCFCCCCISALLHLLFPVQDCPVEWQRGMSTGLLDPMIPMDTIFVKHVRENGPVVKAGFSTGDQVVIVNGESVMCKSYAQVVQYYFVYFPLIFRRSAHQPHSIQKLRSLFGDTKVSLTSKSQQHGGGGDSSGAHPPSPSEAEGREGWLYVKQTIIDCRRSTDRSWRQMWTRIRSGTVHFTRDRNTAMASNGNNSYSSYNSNSGSTPGAGTDDMMIDLRGCTVEVAVYYTKRKNVLRLSTFNGLCEYLMQCEDSSD